The sequence TTCCATCGCCTTGAGCGAAGTCTGGTCCACCATACAACCGCTTCGTACCCTTCGCCGCCCAAGAGCTTTCACCCGGCTCAGCGGGCGTCGTGAAAAATGAGCCCCAAGGTGACCCGCTCGCCGGCGCGGACCTCGCCGACGCCGTGCCGGAAGGTCGTGCGGTACCAGCCGCGCGCACCGCGCGCCGGCCGCGCCGCGTTCGGGAAGACGACCGCGTCGCCGCGGCCGAGCGGGACGACGTGCGCCAGGCTCTGCTTGCGCGGGCGCTGCTCGACCAGCACGAACTCCCCGCCAGCGAACTCGCGCCCCGGCTCGCTCAGCAGCACCGTCGCCTGCAGCGGGAACGCCAGTTCGCCGTAGACGTCTTGGTGCAGCGCGTTGTGGTCGCCGGCGCGATAGCGCAGCATGAGCGGCGTCGGCCGCGTTTGCCCGGCCGCGTGACAGCGCGCGAGAAACTCCGCCAGCGTCGCGGGATAGCGCTCCGGTGCGCCGAGCGCTTCGGCCCACGCGTTGGCGACCGGCGCGAGCTGCGCGTAGACGCGCTCGCGCAGCTCCGCGACCGGCGGCGGAAGCGGATACGCGAAGTAGCGGTACATGCCACGCCCGTAGCCGTGCCGCTCCATCACAACGGTGCTGCGAAAGGCTGCATCATTGTCGAACCGCGCGCGCAGCTCCGCGCACCGCCGCGCGTCGAGCAGCGCCGGTAGCACCGCATAGCCGCGGCGATCAAGCTCGTCCTGCATGCTGTTCAAGACCGACACGACAGTGAAGAGTTTGCGCATGCATTGCTATTATATTGCGGCCGGTGTATGCGGGGGTCTGAGCCGGTCCGTGTAACGCTTCGCGCATGAGAGTTTCATTTCTCCTCTGCGCGGCACTCGCGGCTACTTTCGCCTGGTTCGCCGAGCCCGTGCACGCTCAGACGGAACAGACCAACGTCTCGCAGACGCATACCCTTCCAAATACCTGGATCCAGCCGTACGGGACCATCGAGCTGACCAAGTACGGCGCAGACCCTACCGGCACGAACCTCTCCACGACGCAGATTCAAAACGCGATCAACGCACTTCAGCCGGGTCAGTGCCTCACGGGCCGCCCCGGCGTGTATCTCATCAATGCGACGATTTTCTTCGGCGCGCAGAACATGTGCGCCAAGCTCCCGGGCGTGAAATTCCAGTGGAGCGGAGGCGGCCCGACGCAGCCGACGGCGATGGTATTGGTCGGTACGACAACCGGTGGTACGCAAATACTGTATCAGGATATTTCCGGGCTCACCGTCAATGGTATGTACCAAAACAATCTCTACGGGTTTGACATCTCAAACGTGCAGCTCGGTCACTACTCGGATCTCACCGCGCAATCGCTGAGCGCTCCAGGGGATATCGGGTTTTTGCTGACGGCAACGGGCGGAGGGTCGGGGAGCGACACGGCGATCAATACGTTCGTCGGGCTGCACGCTAGTGCGATTGATCGCGGTATCGTGCTCAGCCCCGCTACGAACAGCGCCGTAACCGATAACAATTTCTACGGCATTCACCTCGTGAGCGTCGAATCAGTGGGCATCGATATCGTTTGCTGCGACTCGAATAAATTTTACGGGACGTACATGGCGCCGGACCCGTCCGTGACGACGCCACCGCGGCCCGGCGTCATCGGAGTGCGCTTTGGGAATAGCCCGACCAACCATAGCGGCGCAGACGACGAGCAGTTCTACGGTCTCACCATCGACATCGGCAACCCGGGCGCCGTTGGGCTCTACTTCAACAATTCTTCGACGAATCTCGTCGTCGGCTTGCAGTCGGTTCCGACTCCGACGTATACGGTTGCTCCCAGTGCTTCACCGGCACCGACGTTTCGCATTCAGCAGTTGGGTCTTGGCGGATTCGTCACGCAAGGAGGCTACACCGATCAATTCAACAGCGCGACGATCAGTAGCTTCAGCGCGACGACGAGCCCCGTATGCGGGTCAAACGTGGTCGCGCTGACGAACGGATGCACGAGCGTTCCCCCGGCGTTTGGTCACAACAACTGCACGGCCTCGTCCGGAACGCCTTGTAACATCATAAACGCGACCTGCTCGCTCAATGGTGCTACGCAATGCACGATGACAACGACGGCTCCCGCGAACTCGGCTTGCACGGCACAAGGCAATGGCAACGACTCGACGACGGGCGCAGAGTGGTTCAAGAACACCCTCGCGGGGACGACGCTCACGACGACCGCCTATGTATCGACCGCGCAGACGAGCCTCGTCGCCGTCAACGTGCATTGCCTGTAGCGCTGAGTGCCAGCCGTATGACACTGCGGTGCGCTACAACAGCGGCATGGAGCCGCCGCCGGAGATCATTCTTGAGCTTTTCGACGAGTACCGCCGCGCCGCCGGCCTTCCAAGGCTTTCACGCGACGCTCTATTGCAGTTATTTGCAGAATATGACGCTCAAGCCGCTCGAGACGCTCGAGAACCGAAGCCGAAGGATCAGGCGCAGGTGATCCCGTTTCGGAAATCTTCTCGCGGCCCGTCGCGAGGAACGCCGGCGTGACGCCGAGTACGTCGGCCAGCTTCAGGCCGATCAAGAAGCTCGCGCTCTTCGTCTGCCCCGACTCCATCTGCCTGATCGCGCCCTCGGTGACGCCGACGGCGTGGGCGAGCGCGCTCGGCGTCATCCCCCGCCGCGTTCGCAACGTGCGCAAACGCTCCCCGAAGCTCCCGGACACGCCGGGAAGTATACTCAGACGCTCCCGTAGTGTGGTATTGCGCGATGCGCGGAAGTGTGCTACCGGAACGTAGATGCGTGACCCGGCACGTCCCGCGCGCGGGCGTCCCACGTCTCTCCACACCGAGACTGGGTGTACGGACCGGGCGTCCGGGGCTGCGCATCTCGCCGTCGGCCGTTCCTGCGAGCCCGCGCGAGCGGTGTTCGCCTACACCCCGGGGACGGCCGGCGGCGTCAACCGGCCTACAGGTCGCGCGTGCGGAACAGCGCGACCGCGGCGACCAGCACCACAATGATCCATCCGCACGCCCAAGCGAGCAGCGCGGGCGGCGGCGGCGAGGTCACGGTGAACGGGTTCACCGTCTGGCTGGCGCTCGCGTTCGCCGCGACGGCGGTGAAGACGGCGGGCTGCAGCGCGTAGAGCGCGCCGCGCCACAGCGCGTCGGAAGGGAAGATCAGCGCGATGACCGTCCCGGCATCGGCCATCCCGCGGTTGCCGAGCGCGATCCCGATCGACTCGACGATGCCCCCGATCCATGCCAAGCCGAACAGCAGCGCCGCCACGATCCCGGCGGCGAGCGCCGGGAGCCGCGCGGCGAGCGCGACCGCGCAGGTCGTGACGACCGCGGCCACGCCCGCCAGATAGGCGAGCGCGGTCAGCGGGTGCGGCGGCGCGTAGCCGGTGGTCACGCGCACGACGGCCAGCTCGACCCCGCCCGTCGCGGTGACGTACAGCCCGAGCGCGACGACCGTGCCGAGGCAGCGGCCGAGCACGAGCCCGGCGCGCCGCACCGGCCGTGCCAGCACGGCGAGGATCTCGCCGTTCGCGACGCTCTCCGCCATCGCGGGCGCGCCGACCAGCGCCGCGCCGAGCGCCAGCACGAACGAGAACAGAAACGCCAGCAGGATGACGATCCCGGCGGACGCCGTGTGCACCGCGGCATCGCCGAGCGGTGCTCCGTCGACCTGCGCGGTCGCAAGCCGGTGCAAGCCCCACGCCGTGAACGCGACGATGACCAGCGTCAGCAGCACCACCGCGGCGACCAGCCGGCGCCGCACCAGCTCGCGCAGCGTGAGCGAGGCGAACAGCAGGACGTTCATTCGTGCCGCACCAGCGCGATGAAGCGCTCCTCGAGCGTCGTCTGTTTCGGCTCGACGGCGTGGACGCGCGCGCCCTCGCGCACGAGCCGCGCGACCAGCTCGGGAATCTCGTCCGCCGCGACGTCGTACTCGTGCCAGCCGTCGTCGAGCCGCACGCGCGCGCCGCGCGCTTCGCCGGTCAGTGCGCCGACCGCGCCCTCCGCGACGACACGCCCGCGGTCGACGATGCAGACGCGATCGCAGACGCGCTCGACCTCGCCGAGCAGATGCGAGTTCAAGAACACCGTCGTGCCGCGCGCGCGCAGGCGCTCGATCAGCGCGCGCACGTCGCTGCGCCCGACCGGATCGAGCGCCGAGGTCGGCTCGTCGAAGAAGACGATCTCGGGCGCACCGAGCAGCGCGACGGCAAGCCCGAGCCGCTGCTGCATTCCCTTCGAGTACGTTCCGACGCGGTCGCGCGCGCGCTCGCGCAAGCCGACTTCCTCGAGCGCCGCGTCGATCGCGGGCTGCGCGTGTTCCAAGCGCAGGAGGCGCGCGTGGAACGCGAGCACCTCGCGCGCGGCGAGCCAGTCGGGGTAGCGGAACAGCTCCGGCAGATAGCCGATCCGCGCGCGCACGCGCAGATCGCCGAGCGGGCGCCCGAGGATCTCGGCCTCGCCGGCGGTCGGACGCACCAGCCCGACCAGCATCTTCACCGCGGTGGACTTGCCCGCGCCGTTCGGACCGAGAAAGCCCAAGCACTCGCCGCGAGCGACCCGCAGCGTCAGATCGTGCAGCGCGTCGACGCGGCCGTAGCGCTTGGCGAGCCCGCGCGCGACGATCGCGTCGCCGCCGCCCTTCGACGAGCTCAGGGTGACGGCTACTTCAGGTCGTTTGCGAGCGCGAGGACTTCGCTCTGCGGGAACGTTCCGGCGACGGCGTACAGCTTGCCGTCCTTCGTCCACACGATCGCGGCGCCGATCCCGGTCTCGTCGCCGATCGCGAGCCCTTGCACGCCGTCGACGGAGATCTTCGCGGCGGTCTGCTCGTTGAAGCGCACCGGAATCGGGAGCGTCTGCGCCGGATCGCCGAGCGCTTTGATCTGCGCGACGAGCCGCGGCGAGATGCCGGGCTGCGCGGCGAACCAGTCGGTGAGCGCGCGCAGCGGCGCGCCGCTCGAGGTGATCGTGGGCAGCGGCGCCTGCACGACCGCCAGGAACGAGCTCGCCGGCGGAGCGTGGCGGGTGCGCTTGTGCGGCAGCTTACCGTAGGTCACGACCGCGATCGGACGCAGCGTCGCGGTGTACGTCGCGCCGTCGAGCCCACCGGGCAGCGGGTGCAGCGCGACCTTGTGATCGCGCGCCCACGCGGCGGCCTTCGCCTGCGAGAACGTGAACGACGTCCGTGCGCGCTGGGTGACTTGGTAGTGCACGTCCTTGGCGAGCGCGCTCGGGACCGCGGCCGGCAGCCGCAGCGCGTAGCCGGCGTCCTGCGCGGCCTCGCTCGCCGAGGTCACCTCGTCGACGCCCGGAACGCGCGTTCCGCGCACCGTACCGAACGCTTCGAGCGGCGGGAGCGAGCGGATCGCGCGCACGTCGGCCGGGCTGACCGAGACCGCGCGGACCTGCGCCGGCTGGAAGACGGAGAGCGGGTCGGCGTGCGCGGCGAGCGGGGCGGCGAGCAGCGCGGCGAGCGCGAGCGGGACGAACGGTCGGTGCTTCATCGTATCAACTTTGTATCACAAAGGACAACCGCCGTCTAGTCCGGCAACGCGGGTTCGGGCGGCGGTACGTTCACCACCGTTCCGGCGAGAGCCGCGAGCACCGAGGGTGCCGCGGCGTCGCGCGCGTTGATGCTCGGGCGTCCGCGCGGACCGGCCTCCAGGTTGAAGCATTCCCAGACCGTCTTGATCAGCGAGGTGTGGTCGAACGGCGGCGCTCCGCCGGGTGGACGCAGCACGCTCTGCGGCGGCGCGTACGGCGAGACGACAATCGCCGGGACGCGGCCGCCGAAGCGGTCGAAGCCGAACCCGCCGACGGCCGGCCGGACCGAGAGCCCGGGCGGCGTCGCCGGCGGCGGGAAGACGTGATCGTAGACGCCGCCGTGCTCGTCGTAGGTGACGATCAGCAGCGTCTTCTCCCAGTACGCGCTGGTGCGCAGCGCCTGATAGACCTCGAGCAGCAGCCGTTCGCCGTGCGTGACGTCGATCAGCGGGTTGCAATCGATGCGGTTCCCGCTATAGTTCGAGACGCCGGGGTGGTTGCTGTTGACCTTCAGCAGGGGCTTCGCGCCGGTATAGCTGTTGCTGTAGCGCGGCTCGATGAACGCATACTTCGGTAGCGTCCCGTTGGCCACGTCGTCGAGGAAATGCGACGCCGGATGCGCGAGCGGGCTCGGGTAACCGGCGGGATAATCGCCGCCGTTGTAGCTCGCGAGGTTGACGTTGTGCGGATCGCGCATCTTCTGCGCGACGTACTCGAGCAGACCCGCGCTGATCGAGTAGTCGTGGAAGTAGACCTTCCAGTTCGGCAGCACCTCGCCGCCGGCGTCCGTGCGCACGCCGAGCACGGCGTCGAGCTGGCTGAACACGTTCGGCTCGAGCCCGTAGCCGTGGTTCCACGCCAGCACGTACTCGATGTCGTCGATGTGGCTGACGATCGGGAGACCGGCGAGCGCGACGCCGCCCGGCGCCGCCGCGTGCGCGAAGAGCCGGTTCGCGAACGTCTGCGTCGGCGCCGAGGCGAACCAGCGATCGCACACCATGAACTGATGCGCGAGGAACGCCGTCACCGGCATCAACCGCGGGACGTACGCGTGCATCACGTCGCGCACGTCGGCCTTCGGCTGCACCTTGCGGAAGTTCGCGACGAACCCGCCGTTCTCGCCGTACAGGCCCGGCCCCCACGCCCACGGGTTCGTCAGCGGCAGCACTTCGGCCGTGCCGAGCAGCTGCTGCGCCATGTCGCCGAACGGCTCGCCCGGATCGACCGGAATGTCGGTCGGATCGTTCGGACCGCCCCAAGTATAGATTTTCTCGCCGGTGTCGACGTCGACGTTGAAATAGCGCTGCGGGCGGAGCCCGTCGAGATCTTTCCGGTTCTCGGGTGGGGCGTCGTACGGCGGCGCGTTCCCCGGATCGTAGAGCATCCCGAGCACGTTGTCGTACGAGCGGTTCTCGAACATGAGCACGACGACGTGCTCGATCGGTCCCTCGTAGCTCACCGCGGCGGCTGGTCGGTGCGCTGCGGCTTGCGGCCTTCGAGGCGGACGTTCACGAACAGCGAGAGCAGGTCGAACCAGAACGGGCCACCCAGCGAGAGCGCGACCAAGGTGAGGAACATTCCGAACGCGTGGTGCGGCCAGTTCGCGAACGGGTTCAGGGAGACGTGGACGAGCTGCGCCAGGCTCGTCGTCTGCAGCACCTGGTCGACGGTCTGCGTGACCGCCGTGCCGCGCGCCGCGGCGTCGGCCGGCGAGGGCGAGGCGCCGGGCGCCGGCGCGTTCGGCTGCACGCTTTGAACGGTTTGCACGATCGGCAGCACGACGGCGGCGCGCAGCTCCGGATCGAGGTAGAGCCGCTTCGCGATCTCGATCGAGTCGAGCCCGCTGAACGAGACCAGCAGCAGCGCGAGCGCGATGACGACGAACTGCGTCTGGCGCTTGTACCAGCCCGAGACACGATCCATCTGCGCTTCGAACCAGCCGTCAGTCGTCGCGAGCAGCTTCTGGTAGTCGCCTTCGGCTTGCGCGATCAGCGCGATGCAGGTCTGGTGCAGGTTGGGATACGGTCCGACCAGCGCGTTCACCGGGTCTTTGAGGTCCTCCAACAATTTCGCCGGCGTCTCCGCGAGCAGCGGCGCGACGTCGGTCACGGGCAAGTTCGGCGCGTTGACGCTCTGCCAGAACGCGACCGAGAAGTTGCGCGCGTCGATGTACGAGGGCCGGTACGCCGTCACGCGCTGTACGGCATCTTGGACGGAGGAGACGACCGCGTCGCCGCCTGCCTGCGATGCGGAGGGAGGCGCCTTCACGCCGGTGGCCGTGCGCACGCCCGACGTCACCAGCGGGTGGCTGAAGATGCGCTCGACGATCTCAGGATGGCCGAAGACCAAGTTGAGAACGCCGGCGTACAGCATCTTGCCGCGCAGGTTCAGCGCGGTGGCGATCTGCTCGTGGACCCACGAGACAGCGCAGCTCAACGAGACGTAGAGCGCGATCAGAACGATCGCGACGTCGACGATCGCGGAGAGGGACATGCGCGCGCGTTCGCGGGCGAAACGCTCGCTTCCCCGGCCGGTTCCGACGGGACGCCCGGCGCGGCGCCGCGTACGAGAGATCGATGTCGCTTCGCCGCTCGCTGCTTTCGCTCGTCGCGCTCGCGCCCTTGCTGCTCGCGCTGAGCGCGGCCGCCGGCGCTCAGGAGTCCGGCCGGCCCCGGCCGCTGCCCTCGCCGGTCGCGAGCGCCTCGCCTTCGCCGGCGCCCTCGCCCTCGCCGGCGCCGCCGCTGCGCTGGCGCAGCCTCGGCCCCGCGGTCTCCGGCGGGCGGGTCGCGACGGTCGCGGGGACCGACCTCGATCCGGCGCTGCTCTACGCGGGCGCGGCCGGCGGCGGCGTGTGGCGCTCGACCAACGCCGGAACCGACTGGACGCCGGTCTTCGACAACGCGGGGACGCAGTCGATCGGCGCGATCGCGATCTCGCCGCGCGACAAGAACGACGTGTGGGTCGGCACGGGCGAAGCGTGGCCCCGCAACGATGTGATCCCCGGCGACGGCGTCTACCACTCGACCGACGGCGGCAAGACGTGGGCGCACCTGGGTCTCGAGCAAACCTCGCAGATCGCGCGCGTGATCCTCGACCCGCGCGATCCGAAGCGGATCTTGGTCGCCGCGCTCGGCGACCCTTTCCGCGACAGCCCCGAACGCGGCGTCTTCCGCAGCACCGACGGCGGCCGGACGTGGACGAAGACGCTGTACTTCGGCCCGGCCGTCGGCGCTTCCGATCTCGCGCAAGATCCGAAGAACCCCGAGGTGCTGTACGCTGGCATGTGGCGTTTCCGCCGCTCGTCGTGGAACCTCACCAGCGGCGGCGACGACGACGGGATCTACCGCTCGAGCGACGGCGGCGTCAGCTGGAAGCGCGTGAGCGGGAACGGGTTGCCGGCCGGCGCGACGGGGCGGATCGCGCTCGCGTTCGCGCCGAGCGACGAGCGCCGCATCTACGCGCTGATCGAGTCGAAAGAGGGGCTGCTGTGGCGCTCCGATGACGGCGGCGTGACGTGGAAGCTGACGTCGTCGAACACGCTGATCGACGAGCGCCCGTTCTACTACTCTCGCGTCGTCGTCGACCCGCACGACGAGAACCATCTGTTCTCGGTCTCGGTGCTGCTCGCCGAGAGCAAGAACGGCGGAAAGACCTGGCACGTGAGCGGCCGGCGCTTGCACGGCGATCACCACGACCTGTGGATCTCTGCCGACGGGCGCACGATCCTGGAAGGAAACGACGGCGGGGTCGCGCTCTCGCACGACGGCGGCGCGACGTGGTCGTGGCGCAACGTGCTGCCGATCTCGCAGTTCTACCACGTCGCGTACGATTTTCAAAAGCCGTATCACGTGTGCGGCGGCTTGCAGGACAACGGCGCGTGGTGCGCGCCCTCGCGCACCGGCGACGGCCGCGGAATTCTGCCGAGCGACTGGCACAAGGTTTACGGCGGCGACGGCACGTGGGTCGTGCCGAACCCGCGCGATCCGCAGACGATCTGGTCGGCGGCGGGCGGCGGCGACAACCAAGGCGAGATGGCGCGGTACGACGCGCGCACGCGCAGCCTCGTCGACGTCTCGCCGTACCTGCGCGATCAGAACGTCGTCGCGCCGCGCCGCTTGAAGTACCGCTTCAACTGGGAGACACCGATCGCGTTCGACCCGCACGACCCGCGCGCAGTTTATGCCGGCGGCAACGTGCTCTTCCGCAGCACCGACCAAGGGGAGCACTGGACGCCGATCAGCCCGGACCTCACCCGCAACCTCAGAGAACGGCAGAACGTGAGCGGCGGGGTGACGCTCGACGTCACCGGCGCCGAGACGTTCGACACGCTGCTCGCGATCAGCCCCTCACCGCTCGCCGCGAAGCAGATCTGGATCTCGACCGACGACGGCGTGGTGCAGCTCACCCGCGACGGCGGCGCGCACTGGGCGAACGTCTCGATCCCCGGCGTCGACGCCGACGGCCGGATCCCGAGCATCGAAGCCTCGCACCGCGCCGCCGGAACGGCGTACGCCGCCGTCGATCGCCACTACGCCGGCGACCGCGCGCCGTACGTCTACGTGACGCACGACTTCGGCAAGACGTGGCGCGCAATCGCCGGCGGCCTGCCGCACAGCGAGGTGCACGTCGTGCGCGAAGACCCGAGCAGCGCGAACGTGCTGTACGCCGGGACCGGCAAAGGCGTGTGGTGGAGCGACGACGCGGGCGCGTCGTGGAAGCCGTTCCCGGCACCGCTGCCACCGGTCGAAGTGCGCGATCTCGCCGTGCAGCCGGCTTCCGGCGACTTGATCGCGGCGACGCACGGGCGCGGCATGTACGTCTTCGACGACCTCACGCCGCTGCGCGACGCGCGCGGCGTCCGCGGCGCGGAGGCGCAGCTGTTCGCGCCGCGCGAGGCGCAGCCGCTGCAGCGCTACACGCCGACCGTCAACGCGCGCGGCGCGGAGGACGCGCCGCCGGCGCTGCTGACGTTCTGGCAGGCGACGCCCGCGAAGACGCGGCCGGCGCTGGAGATCGTCGACGCGCACGGCAAAGTCGTGCGCCGCATCGCCGGGACGCACGACGAAGACGGCGAGGACGTTCCCAACGTGACGAACCTCGCGGGCTACAACCGGATCGTCTGGGACCTCAACGAAGACGCGCCCACGCCGTGGCGCCGGATCGCGCAGTGGGACCGCGGCCCCGACAGCGGCGTCCCGGTCTTGAGCGGAACGTTCACCGTGCGCCTGCTGCGCGACGGAAAGGCCTACGCGCAGAAGCTGCGCGTCCTGCCCGATCCGCGCATCACCTCACCGCAGTCGGAGCTGCGCGGCTACGTCTTCCAGCGCCGCATGTACGCGGAGCTTTCGGCGCTCGACGACGCGCTCAACGGGCTCGACAACGTGCGCGTGCAGGTTCCCGAGCGGCTCGCTTCGATCAAAGATCCCGCGCTCGCCGGCCGCGCGCGCGCGGTGCTCGCCGAAGCGAAGCGCGTCGAAGACTCGATCAGCTCGCAGCCGGTGAACGATCAGGACGACGACTTCCTGGAAGATCTCCTGCGCGAGC is a genomic window of Candidatus Eremiobacterota bacterium containing:
- a CDS encoding 2OG-Fe(II) oxygenase, with amino-acid sequence MRKLFTVVSVLNSMQDELDRRGYAVLPALLDARRCAELRARFDNDAAFRSTVVMERHGYGRGMYRYFAYPLPPPVAELRERVYAQLAPVANAWAEALGAPERYPATLAEFLARCHAAGQTRPTPLMLRYRAGDHNALHQDVYGELAFPLQATVLLSEPGREFAGGEFVLVEQRPRKQSLAHVVPLGRGDAVVFPNAARPARGARGWYRTTFRHGVGEVRAGERVTLGLIFHDAR
- a CDS encoding helix-turn-helix transcriptional regulator, with the protein product MTPSALAHAVGVTEGAIRQMESGQTKSASFLIGLKLADVLGVTPAFLATGREKISETGSPAPDPSASVLERLERLERHILQITAIERRVKALEGRRRGGTRRKAQE
- a CDS encoding ABC transporter permease: MNVLLFASLTLRELVRRRLVAAVVLLTLVIVAFTAWGLHRLATAQVDGAPLGDAAVHTASAGIVILLAFLFSFVLALGAALVGAPAMAESVANGEILAVLARPVRRAGLVLGRCLGTVVALGLYVTATGGVELAVVRVTTGYAPPHPLTALAYLAGVAAVVTTCAVALAARLPALAAGIVAALLFGLAWIGGIVESIGIALGNRGMADAGTVIALIFPSDALWRGALYALQPAVFTAVAANASASQTVNPFTVTSPPPPALLAWACGWIIVVLVAAVALFRTRDL
- a CDS encoding ABC transporter ATP-binding protein → MSSSKGGGDAIVARGLAKRYGRVDALHDLTLRVARGECLGFLGPNGAGKSTAVKMLVGLVRPTAGEAEILGRPLGDLRVRARIGYLPELFRYPDWLAAREVLAFHARLLRLEHAQPAIDAALEEVGLRERARDRVGTYSKGMQQRLGLAVALLGAPEIVFFDEPTSALDPVGRSDVRALIERLRARGTTVFLNSHLLGEVERVCDRVCIVDRGRVVAEGAVGALTGEARGARVRLDDGWHEYDVAADEIPELVARLVREGARVHAVEPKQTTLEERFIALVRHE